The following proteins are encoded in a genomic region of Drosophila miranda strain MSH22 chromosome 4, D.miranda_PacBio2.1, whole genome shotgun sequence:
- the LOC108162788 gene encoding transmembrane protein 222 isoform X2, with translation MSGIPERLPPVNKDENRYPYCIVWTPIPVLTWIFPMIGHMGICTSNGVIRDFAGAYFVSEDQMAFGNPTRYLRLHPKYAQGGTNAWDEAVSKASVLYGTRIHNIFCDNCHSHVATALNNMRYKNSTSWNMIILSMWLFVCGRYTSIWGILKTWLPFAIFVTIIVLLAVYF, from the coding sequence ATGAGTGGAATACCAGAACGTTTGCCGCCCGTCAACAAGGATGAAAATCGCTATCCCTACTGCATTGTGTGGACCCCTATCCCAGTGTTGACATGGATATTTCCCATGATCGGTCACATGGGCATTTGCACCTCCAACGGGGTGATACGCGACTTTGCCGGCGCCTATTTTGTTTCCGAGGACCAGATGGCCTTTGGCAATCCAACGCGCTACCTGCGCCTGCACCCGAAGTACGCCCAGGGCGGCACCAATGCCTGGGACGAAGCTGTGTCCAAAGCTTCCGTTCTGTACGGCACCAGGATACACAATATTTTTTGCGACAACTGCCACTCGCATGTGGCAACGGCCCTCAACAATATGCGCTACAAGAACAGCACCAGCTGGAACATGATCATCCTCAGCATGTGGCTCTTTGTCTGCGGCCGCTACACTAGCATCTGGGGTATCCTCAAGACGTGGCTGCCGTTTGCCATCTTCGTCACCATCATCGTTCTGCTGGCGGTTTACTTTTAG
- the LOC108162792 gene encoding RNA polymerase II transcriptional coactivator, with amino-acid sequence MPKIKKKQESSSSGSDSGPDDRNQPASKKAKESPAPAVAAKKPASGGGGDGEATTWTLERMRQVRINEFRGRKMVDIREFYEKNGETLPGKKGICLSILQWKKLLEHADEITKAVEN; translated from the exons ATGCCGAAAATAAAGAAGAAGCAAGAATCCTCGTCGTCCGGCAGTGACAGTGGCCCCGATGAC CGCAATCAGCCGGCAAGCAAGAAAGCGAAGGAATCTCCAGCTCCCGCAGTGGCGGCCAAAAAGCCTGCGTCTGGTGGCGGCGGAGATGGGGAAGCCACCACCTGGACGCTAGAGAGAATGCGTCAGGTACGCATCAACGAGTTCCGTGGCCGCAAAATGGTCGACATCCGTGAGTTCTACGAAAAGAACGGTGAAACATTGCCGGGCAAGAAGGGGATCTGCCTGTCGATACTGCAGTGGAAGAAACTGCTTGAACACGCCGACGAAATAACAAAAGCCGTCGAAAACTAA
- the LOC108162788 gene encoding transmembrane protein 222 isoform X1, which translates to MPSPSESLSSPTNHQRQPSEDTTVAMSGIPERLPPVNKDENRYPYCIVWTPIPVLTWIFPMIGHMGICTSNGVIRDFAGAYFVSEDQMAFGNPTRYLRLHPKYAQGGTNAWDEAVSKASVLYGTRIHNIFCDNCHSHVATALNNMRYKNSTSWNMIILSMWLFVCGRYTSIWGILKTWLPFAIFVTIIVLLAVYF; encoded by the coding sequence ATGCCGTCGCCGTCAGAGTCATTGTCCAGCCCCACGAATCACCAGAGGCAGCCATCGGAGGACACTACTGTGGCCATGAGTGGAATACCAGAACGTTTGCCGCCCGTCAACAAGGATGAAAATCGCTATCCCTACTGCATTGTGTGGACCCCTATCCCAGTGTTGACATGGATATTTCCCATGATCGGTCACATGGGCATTTGCACCTCCAACGGGGTGATACGCGACTTTGCCGGCGCCTATTTTGTTTCCGAGGACCAGATGGCCTTTGGCAATCCAACGCGCTACCTGCGCCTGCACCCGAAGTACGCCCAGGGCGGCACCAATGCCTGGGACGAAGCTGTGTCCAAAGCTTCCGTTCTGTACGGCACCAGGATACACAATATTTTTTGCGACAACTGCCACTCGCATGTGGCAACGGCCCTCAACAATATGCGCTACAAGAACAGCACCAGCTGGAACATGATCATCCTCAGCATGTGGCTCTTTGTCTGCGGCCGCTACACTAGCATCTGGGGTATCCTCAAGACGTGGCTGCCGTTTGCCATCTTCGTCACCATCATCGTTCTGCTGGCGGTTTACTTTTAG
- the LOC108162786 gene encoding heterochromatin protein 1 isoform X1 encodes MCSNNIQNMGKKTENPENADGPMSEAEEEEYAVEKILDRRVRKGKVEYYLKWKGYAETENTWEPESNLDCQDLIQQYELSRKDEQEKAAGGKKDRPGSSAKVKETGRSSTGTGVPASKRKSEEPSAPNGKSKRTEPDQDSNDSNGSTTTGFDRGQEAEKILGASDNNGRLTFLIQFKGVDQAEMVPSSIANLKIPQMVIGFYEERLSWYSDNED; translated from the exons ATGTG TTCGAACAACATACAAAATATGGGCAAAAAGACTGAAAATCCCGAAAACGCCGATGGCCCCATGTccgaggcggaggaggaggagtatgCCGTGGAGAAGATCCTTGATCGTCGTGTGCGAAAGGGAAAG GTTGAATACTACCTTAAATGGAAGGGCTATGCCGAGACAGAGAACACTTGGGAGCCGGAAAGCAATCTCGATTGCCAAGATCTTATCCAGCAGTATGAACTGAGTCGTAAGGATGAG CAGGAGAAGGCAGCGGGGGGCAAAAAGGATCGTCCCGGAAGCAGTGCCAAAGTGAAGGAAACGGGACGTAGCTCCACTGGCACCGGTGTGCCAGCCAGCAAGCGCAAATCGGAGGAGCCGTCAG CGCCCAATGGAAAATCAAAACGAACAGAGCCTGACCAGGATAGCAATGACTCGAACGGATCGACTACCACGGGTTTTGATCGCGGACAGGAGGCGGAAAAAATATTGGGGGCCTCCGACAACAATGGCCGCCTTACATTCCTAATTCAGTTCAAGGGTGTCGATCAGGCCGAGATGGTTCCGTCGTCGATTGCAAACTTGAAGATCCCGCAAATGGTGATTGGCTTTTATGAGGAGCGACTCTCCTGGTACTCGGACAACGAGGACTAG
- the LOC108162784 gene encoding uncharacterized protein LOC108162784 — translation MDDFGCYDYKQPASTKVSDMRTSTYRGHRHITDLRMGNRMNAKYCSHNNYVRDPLMHDKQFTEYEAKYEWQYADPNILRNPSLNMKSQYMKPFEQGNLRFIKRKIKPISSVTQDTFVEKILPVELDPIRIPMQTPVEATKLIIDRSKIGYSKYTDPSATTYNLAYVRYPPNELSGGIAAHDNVTFWNWSEEHKPSKKVARYPDATMCDDFPAKDCPKRRCEFQNTTKSVPHTGMSTEVRDNYIDPQFRAMNFNVDVKPLMVYEAITPFSKKSEYAIYGSGEPVVKYV, via the exons ATGGATGATTTCGGTTGCTACGATTATAAGCAGCCGGCGAGCACAAAAGTGTCGGATATGCGTACCTCCACGTACCGCGGCCATCGCCATATCACGGACCTGCGGATGGGTAACAGAATGAATGCCAAGTACTGTAGCCACAATAACTATGTGCGGGATCCCCTGATGCATGACAAACAGTTCACCGAATATGAGGCCAAATATGAGTGGCAG TACGCCGATCCGAATATTTTGCGCAATCCTTCGCTCAACATGAAATCCCAGTACATGAAGCCTTTCGAGCAGGGAAATTTGCGCTTTATAAAGCGCAAAATAAAACCCATAAGCAGCGTGACCCAGGATACTTTTGTGGAGAAAATATTGCCAGTGGAGCTCGATCCCATACGCATACCCATGCAAACACCTGTGGAGGCCACCAAACTGATAATCGATCGCTCAAAGATTGGTTATAGCAAGTACACGGATCCCTCGGCTACCACATACAATCTCGCGTACGTGCGATATCCCCCGAACGAACTGTCTGGTGGGATCGCAGCCCACGATAATGTGACATTCTGGAACTGGTCCGAAGAGCATAAGCCATCGAAGAAAGTCGCTCGCTACCCGGATGCCACAATGTGCGATGACTTTCCGGCCAAAGACTGTCCAAAGCGGCGTTGCGAGTTCCAGAACACAACCAAATCGGTGCCCCATACGGGCATGAGCACAGAAGTGCGCGACAACTACATTGATCCGCAGTTCCGCGCCATGAATTTCAATGTGGATGTGAAGCCCCTGATGGTGTACGAGGCCATCACACCGTTTTCCAAGAAGAGCGAGTATGCCATATACGGTTCGGGGGAACCCGTAGTGAAATATGTTTAA
- the LOC108162782 gene encoding tripartite motif-containing protein 45, producing MSNSESHIKPIFKRKTSFSTKSASGNGGGSPPIIDYERMEGENAAKVMPPPAVGPPPPPPTGAHSKLMIKLTSSKISLRNNPQEKGQRRVQHLQTTPIAEAVRRKSAPQLFSFTISPKVEGTLADTPTVPKLELRNCIRRSRTLGLPAPVQPTLMEIPLDEAQVPDSGSERSSSLAGAGGGSSTSPESLLDNILSGASSVSVQSSSSSSQASNVTVAQPQIRAKEQLHPKRLLSLKASPELRVSPPTPDSSQPRQEMLPRLLHPSVKGPARPPTLEIYNAHSPMNMSRSNSPAITPSPSPSPSITLRPSTPPGTSLITFTDDLKCAICMDVYTDPRTLHCLHSFCLQCLVNENFKEEASATWDQSQSEALDPSNYSLRSEMGGSSAELATVSPARQRGASFSLRRKKSMDRLVVRSKSDGKRSTSSFSTRFTGSFVSDIAPRCIRCHVCHYPTDVPLGGVRLLPQNYLLVRRIEVLRLQAGEDVISRVWCSLCSDEISATYHCISCTLNLCSLCKEAHERQRSTANHRMRSILELRRARKQKQQQLGLGDSSKMVLKCGLHTNFELKAFCVVCRQLACTDCLVLLHKGHRHENIARAIGQQGKLLREATDQTRPLCQYAEHSIERLNDIARGINARCDDIHSQVERHMQAYFEAVEVHRRTLLQQICRARESKVEIILKQQLDLEKRNQEAMDAVRFSQELCEIGADAEILSFVGILLKRFEFCQQFKPPVDPKISDSLHFLPKIRAPATKDQRDIPLYGIITMQVVEPSLCTLEWEGFSQLRLHKKADLLLHSRDADGVSLCHGGLQINCMIKYKDSTSKFLPIEVSDNRDGTYNISFTPDSQGTLILTITINERPIKSSPFTFQARQVRPHTGIYHCCSFCSGKGSRSVKCSCEGRMPGYSGCGHGHAGHPGRRHWSCCGNVLENSECNVANKLLNAKE from the exons ATGAGCAACTCCGAGAGTCACATAAAACCCATCTTCAAGCGAAAGACGAGCTTCTCCACGAAGAGCGCCAGCGGCAATGGCGGCGGCAGCCCTCCAATCATCGACTATGAGCGTATGGAGGGAGAGAATGCTGCCAAGGTTATGCCGCCACCAGCGGTGGGTCCACCGCCTCCACCACCCACTGGAGCACATAGCAAACTCATGATAAAGTTGACCTCCTCAAAGATTTCCCTGCGAAATAACCCTCAGGAAAAGGGACAGAGACGGGTTCAGCATCTACAGACCACGCCCATTGCCGAGGCAGTGCGTCGAAAGTCAGCCCCACAGCTGTTCAGTTTCACCATTTCACCCAAAGTGGAGGGCACCTTGGCAGACACCCCAACAGTGCCCAAACTGGAGCTGAGAAACTGTATACGACGCTCGAGGACCCTGGGATTGCCAGCGCCCGTCCAACCCACGCTTATGGAGATACCCCTGGATGAAGCCCAAGTGCCGGATAGTGGGAGcgagcgcagcagcagcctggCCGGCGCGGGAGGTGGGAGCTCCACGTCGCCAGAGTCCCTGCTAGACAATATCTTGAGCGGTGCCTCGTCCGTGTCCgtgcagagcagcagcagcagcagccaggccaGCAATGTGACCGTGGCCCAGCCGCAGATCAGAGCCAAGGAGCAGCTGCATCCCAAGCGATTGCTGAGCCTGAAGGCCTCCCCCGAGCTGAGGGTCTCACCACCCACGCCGGACAGCTCACAGCCCAGGCAGGAGATGCTGCCGCGACTGCTACATCCTTCCGTGAAGGGTCCTGCACGGCCACCCACTCTAGAGATCTACAATGCACATAGTCCGATGAACATGAGTCGCTCTAACTCGCCTGCCATCACGCCCTCGCCCTCACCCTCACCGAGCATCACCCTGAGACCCAGCACTCCGCCAGGGACATCATTGATCACCTTCACGGATGATCTCAAGTGCGCCATCTGCATGGATGTCTACACGGATCCGCGGACACTGCACTGCCTGCACTCCTTCTGCCTGCAGTGCCTGGTCAATGAGAACTTCAAGGAGGAGGCCTCCGCCACATGGGATCAGTCCCAGAGCGAAGCTCTGGATCCCTCCAACTACAGCCTGCGCTCGGAGATGGGCGGATCGAGTGCAGAGCTGGCGACGGTATCCCCTGCCAGGCAGCGTGGAGCAAGCTTTAGTTTGAGGCGCAAAAAATCCATGGATCGGTTGGTGGTTAGG TCCAAGAGCGATGGCAAGCGATCCACCAGTTCCTTTAGCACCCGGTTCACGGGCAGCTTTGTCAGCGACATTGCCCCACGCTGTATACGCTGCCATGTCTGTCACTATCCCACGGACGTGCCCCTGGGTGGTGTGCGTCTGCTGCCTCAGAATTATCTGCTGGTGAGGCGCATCGAAGTGCTGCGACTGCAGGCGGGCGAAGATGTCATCTCGAGGGTGTGGTGTTCCCTCTGCAGCGATGAGATTAGT GCCACCTATCACTGCATCAGTTGCACCCTTAATCTGTGTTCCCTGTGCAAAGAGGCCCACGAACGGCAGCGGTCTACAGCCAACCATCGTATGAGAAGCATCCTGGAGTTAAGACGCGCCCGcaagcaaaagcaacagcagctggGACTGGGTGACAGCAGCAAGATGGTCTTAAAGTGTGGCCTGCACACCAACTTTGAGCTGAAGGCCTTCTGTGTGGTGTGTCGACAGTTGGCCTGCACGGATTGCCTGGTACTGCTCCACAAGGGTCATAGGCATGAAAACATAGCCCGGGCTATTGGGCAGCAGGGTAAGCTTCTACGAGAAGCCACCGATCAGACGCGTCCGTTGTGCCAGTACGCCGAGCATTCGATCGAGCGACTGAACGACATAGCCAGGGGCATCAATGCCAGATGCGATGATATACATAGCCAGGTGGAGCGGCATATGCAGGCTTACTTCGAGGCAGTGGAAGTGCATCGAAGGACACTGCTCCAGCAGATATGTCGCGCGAGGGAGTCAAAAGTGGAGATTATACTCAAGCAGCAGTTAGATTTGG AAAAACGCAATCAGGAGGCCATGGATGCTGTACGGTTTAGTCAGGAGCTGTGCGAGATCGGTGCCGATGCGGAGATACTCAGTTTTGTCGGAATCCTCCTCAAACGCTTCGAGTTTTGTCAGCAATTCAAGCCACCCGTGGATCCCAAGATCTCAGACTCTCTGCATTTTCTCCCCAAGATTCGGGCACCAGCCACCAAGGATCAGCGGGATATACCTCTCTATGGCATCATTACCATGCAGGTAGTGGAACCATCGCTGTGCACTCTGGAGTGGGAGGGCTTCTCCCAACTGCGACTCCACAAAAAGGCCGATCTCCTGCTGCACTCGCGTGATGCCGATGGTGTGTCCCTCTGTCATGGCGGCCTGCAGATCAATTGCATGATCAAATACAAGGACTCAACCTCCAAGTTTCTGCCCATCGAAGTCTCGGACAATCGTGATGGCACCTACAATATCTCCTTCACGCCCGACTCCCAGGGTACTCTCATCCTCACGATCACCATCAATGAGCGGCCCATCAAGAGCAGCCCCTTCACGTTCCAGGCGAGGCAAGTGCGTCCCCACACGGGCATCTACCactgctgctccttctgttCTGGCAAGGGCAGTAGGAGTGTGAAGTGCAGCTGCGAGGGACGTATGCCCGGCTACAGTGGCTGCGGGCATGGCCATGCAGGGCATCCAGGACGCCGTCACTGGTCCTGCTGTGGCAATGTCCTAGAGAACTCGGAATGTAATGTGGCCAACAAGTTGTTGAATGCGAAAGAATAG
- the LOC108163151 gene encoding sodium-coupled monocarboxylate transporter 2-like produces MEALERNNATNSYRFGTIDYIVFLGMIVLSTTTGIYFGCIKKSKPKLEDTEPTLPTTTPVVRRKHDFGSEKMSEYLLGSRNLKVFPVAMSLIASYISGVTILGTTSEIYNYGTQYWFIAIAIVLQGIAVSYIYIPVFCALQVGSSYEYLEMRFHSVIRSIASFMFILDEILFLPFIVYVPALALNQVSGINLHVIAVVIVVVCVFYTFVGGIKAVVHTDAWQVLVMFLSVLAVAVLATYYADGWDALFNDASKGGRLIFTNTNPSPYVRHTVWSVLIGGFSYWTSFNAVNQTMVQRYMSLPSLKKARASMAIFTIGVAAFVSVCCYVGLLIFEMYKDCDPLSSGLITHDDQLLPLFVVQSVGHIYGMPGLFIAGIFGAALSSLSVVLNSTSLVILEDIVRGCFKMKPSERASTILVKSTIIVLGFVAISLVFVLEQLSGILSICTSMTAIAAGTTFGLFTLGMLVPWANTVGTAVGGIASALLAGWISFGTQFTIAAGELNSQKLPISVEGCVGNVTMPQNIWVDEEQVFPLYRLSYHWINPIGVATAILVGALVSLVTKPTEMKSLDPDVISPVIHRFLPKDCFQGRNLHAQAHKNLLNSST; encoded by the exons ATGGAAGCG TTGGAGAGGAACAATGCTACAAACAGCTACAGATTCGGCACCATTGACTATATAGTATTCCTGGGCATGATTGTGCTCTCCACAACTACTGGCATATATTTTGGATGCATCAA GAAGAGTAAACCGAAGCTAGAGGATACGGAACCCACTTTGCCTACAACAACGCCAGTGGTGCGAAGAAAACATGATTTCGGTTCGGAAAAAATGAGCGAGTATCTGCTTGGATCACGGAATCTCAAAGTATTCCCCGTGGCCATGAGTCTGATAGCCAG TTATATATCGGGCGTTACGATACTGGGGACGACATCAGAAATCTACAATTATGGCACGCAGTATTGGTTTATAGCCATCGCAATTGTTCTGCAGGGTATTGCTGTATCATATATCTATATACCGGTGTTTTGTGCGCTACAAGTCGGCTCTTCCTATGAG TACCTGGAGATGCGTTTCCATTCGGTTATACGAAGCATAGCATCTTTTATGTTCATTTTGGATGAG ATCCTGTTTTTGCCTTTCATTGTCTATGTGCCAGCTTTGGCATTGAATCAGG TATCTGGAATTAATCTGCATGTCATTGCAGTGGTGATCGTAGTTGTTTGCGTTTTCTATACTTTCGTG GGCGGCATCAAGGCAGTGGTCCATACAGATGCCTGGCAGGTGCTGGTCATGTTCCTCTCCGTTCTGGCTGTAGCTGTTTTGGCCACCTATTATGCCGACGGTTGGGATGCCCTGTTCAATGATGCCTCGAAGGGAGGTCGTCTGATCTTTACCAACACGAATCCCTCGCCGTATGTGCGGCACACTGTTTGGAGCGTGCTCATTGGTGGCTTTTCGTATTGGACATCCTTCAACGCGGTGAACCAGACTATGGTGCAGCGCTACATGTCACTGCCTTCGCTGAAAAAGGCTCGTGCTTCGATGGCCATATTTACCATCGGAGTGGCTGCCTTTGTCTCTGTATGCTGCTATGTGGGTCTACTGATCTTTGAGATGTACAAGGACTGCGATCCACTGAGTTCTGGTTTGATAACG CACGACGATCAACTTTTGCCCCTCTTTGTGGTTCAAAGTGTGGGTCACATCTATGGAATGCCAGGACTGTTTATAGCTGGTATTTTTGGAGCTGCTTTGAGCTCCCTTTCTGTGGTGCTAAACTCCACTTCCCTGGTCATCCTTGAGGATATTGTGCGAGGCTGCTTCAAGATGAAGCCCAGCGAAAGGGCCTCCACTATATTGGTCAAATCAACGATCATTGTCCTAGGCTTTGTGGCAATTTCCTTGGTGTTTGTCCTCGAACAGCTGAGTGGAATTTTGAGCATTTGCACCTCAATGACGGCCATTGCAGCGGGCACAACCTTCGGTCTGTTTACGCTTGGGATGCTCGTTCCCTGGGCAAATACAGTGGGCACTGCTGTTGGAGGGATAGCCAGTGCTCTTCTCGCGGGATGGATTTCCTTCGGCACACAGTTTACCATCGCAGCGGGGGAACTCAATTCCCAGAAGCTACCCATCTCCGTGGAGGGATGTGTGGGTAATGTCACGATGCCACAGAACATTTGGGTGGATGAGGAGCAAGTGTTTCCCCTGTATCGGCTGTCCTATCATTGGATAAATCCCATTGGTGTGGCTACAGCGATACTGGTGGGTGCTCTCGTCTCCCTGGTGACCAAACCAACGGAGATGAAGAGTCTCGATCCTGATGTCATATCACCAGTGATTCATAG ATTCCTACCGAAAGATTGCTTTCAAGGTCGCAATCTCCATGCGCAGGCGCACAAGAACCTCCTCAATAGCAGCACTTGA
- the LOC108162791 gene encoding cytidine deaminase, which yields MTQVFINGARDELNVQEHDSLDASVQELIRAAAEARKQAYCPYSNFAVGAALRTSDGSIYTGCNIENGAYAASICAERTAAVKAISEGKRDFVACAVVAQQDNGFTTPCGVCRQFLSEFVNGKDIPLYAAQPTNLPLRVLCTSVLQLLPNGFRFLNGK from the exons ATGACACAGGTGTTCATAAATGGCGCAAGAGACGAGCTCAATGTGCAAGAGCACGATAGTTTGG ATGCCTCGGTGCAGGAGCTCATCCGAGCAGCAGCGGAGGCCAGGAAACAGGCCTATTGTCCTTACAGCAACTTTGCTGTGGGTGCTGCTCTCCGCACCAGTGATGGCTCCATCTACACGGGTTGCAACATAGAAAACGGCGCCTACGCAGCCAGCATTTGTGCCGAACGCACAGCTGCCGTCAAGGCCATTAG CGAGGGCAAGCGCGACTTTGTGGCCTGTGCTGTGGTGGCCCAACAGGACAATGGCTTTACCACTCCCTGCGGCGTCTGTCGCCAATTTCTATCGGAGTTCGTCAATGGCAAGGACATCCCTTTGTATGCAGCCCAGCCGACCAATTTGCCGCTGCGTGTCCTCTGCACCAGTGTGCTCCAACTGCTGCCCAATGGTTTCCGCTTTCTCAATGGCAAATAG
- the LOC108162786 gene encoding heterochromatin protein 1 isoform X2, with the protein MCSNNIQNMGKKTENPENADGPMSEAEEEEYAVEKILDRRVRKGKVEYYLKWKGYAETENTWEPESNLDCQDLIQQYELSRKDEEKAAGGKKDRPGSSAKVKETGRSSTGTGVPASKRKSEEPSAPNGKSKRTEPDQDSNDSNGSTTTGFDRGQEAEKILGASDNNGRLTFLIQFKGVDQAEMVPSSIANLKIPQMVIGFYEERLSWYSDNED; encoded by the exons ATGTG TTCGAACAACATACAAAATATGGGCAAAAAGACTGAAAATCCCGAAAACGCCGATGGCCCCATGTccgaggcggaggaggaggagtatgCCGTGGAGAAGATCCTTGATCGTCGTGTGCGAAAGGGAAAG GTTGAATACTACCTTAAATGGAAGGGCTATGCCGAGACAGAGAACACTTGGGAGCCGGAAAGCAATCTCGATTGCCAAGATCTTATCCAGCAGTATGAACTGAGTCGTAAGGATGAG GAGAAGGCAGCGGGGGGCAAAAAGGATCGTCCCGGAAGCAGTGCCAAAGTGAAGGAAACGGGACGTAGCTCCACTGGCACCGGTGTGCCAGCCAGCAAGCGCAAATCGGAGGAGCCGTCAG CGCCCAATGGAAAATCAAAACGAACAGAGCCTGACCAGGATAGCAATGACTCGAACGGATCGACTACCACGGGTTTTGATCGCGGACAGGAGGCGGAAAAAATATTGGGGGCCTCCGACAACAATGGCCGCCTTACATTCCTAATTCAGTTCAAGGGTGTCGATCAGGCCGAGATGGTTCCGTCGTCGATTGCAAACTTGAAGATCCCGCAAATGGTGATTGGCTTTTATGAGGAGCGACTCTCCTGGTACTCGGACAACGAGGACTAG
- the LOC108162785 gene encoding cytidine deaminase → MSDKRKLLKKYMKCLDEMKSELKRRQLKKTLKTHIKALNDLECQIKRREGKHTGGKRGRVCDSSNLPHPQILEEYTTPYCRLSEEARELLEAAVVARKEAYVPYSKFPVGASFRSKCGYVYSGCNIENVAFTPGCCAERTALAKGVSEGQLTYTAGAVVAYHPKGFTTPCGVCRQFLREFACRDFPIYVANAPCPDREGAIPAIRDEDEVLVTSVYRLLPHSFSTFE, encoded by the exons ATGTCTGATAAACGAAAATTGCTTAAGAAATACATGAAATGTCTCGACGAGATGAAGAGCGAGCTGAAGAGGCGTCAGCTTAAGAAGACCCTCAAGACCCACATAAAGGCCTTGAACGATTTGGAATGCCAGATAAAGCGACGAGAGGGCAAGCATACTGGTGGAAAACGTGGACGGGTCTGTGATTCATCAAATCTGCCGCATCCCCAGATTCTGGAGGAATACACCACACCATACTGTCGTTTAA GCGAAGAGGCCAGGGAACTGCTAGAGGCTGCTGTGGTCGCTCGTAAAGAGGCCTATGTGCCTTACAGTAAGTTTCCTGTGGGCGCCTCCTTCCGCTCCAAGTGCGGCTACGTATATTCCGGCTGTAACATTGAGAATGTGGCCTTTACGCCGGGTTGCTGTGCCGAGCGTACGGCCCTGGCCAAGGGTGTGAGCGAGGGACAACTGACGTACACTGCGGGTGCTGTGGTGGCCTATCATCCAAAGGGTTTCACCACGCCGTGCGGCGTGTGCCGTCAGTTTTTACGAGAATTTGCCTGCCGGGATTTCCCGATCTATGTAGCCAATGCCCCGTGCCCGGACAGGGAGGGCGCCATACCGGCCATCAGGGACGAAGATGAGGTGCTGGTCACCTCTGTGTATCGCCTACTGCCCCACAGCTTCAGTACTTTCGAATAA
- the LOC108162789 gene encoding cytidine deaminase, with amino-acid sequence MAHLMENFARPEKTEEVVTYGSLDPAVQELLLAASEVRQRAYVPYSGFKVGSAFRATATNQIFTGCNVENAAFTPCSCAERTALAKAVSEGATEFSVGAVLAYEPDVFTTPCGVCRQFIREFATSDIPIYIAQAIDERIANKEEPLRSDDPVLCTSIFNLLPSSFRTYRK; translated from the exons ATGGCGCACCTGATGGAGAACTTTGCACGCCCCGAAAAAACCGAAGAGGTGGTCACATATGGCAGTCTTG ATCCCGCAGTTCAAGAGCTTCTGCTCGCCGCCTCTGAAGTGCGTCAGCGTGCCTATGTCCCATACAGTGGCTTTAAAGTGGGTTCAGCCTTCCGGGCCACTGCCACCAATCAAATCTTCACCGGCTGCAATGTGGAGAATGCCGCATTCACGCCCTGCTCTTGCGCCGAGCGTACAGCCCTCGCCAAAGCGGTCAGCGAGGGCGCCACCGAGTTCTCGGTGGGCGCTGTCCTGGCATACGAACCGGATGTTTTTACCACACCCTGTGGCGTGTGCCGGCAGTTCATTCGGGAGTTTGCCACCAGCGATATTCCCATCTACATAGCTCAGGCCATTGATGAGAGGATTGCGAATAAAGAGGAGCCCCTGCGCAGCGATGATCCCGTGCTGTGCACATCCATTTTCAATCTGTTGCCGAGTAGTTTTCGCACCTATAGAAAGTAG